Within Populus trichocarpa isolate Nisqually-1 chromosome 6, P.trichocarpa_v4.1, whole genome shotgun sequence, the genomic segment CCAACCATGGTTGTTAGTGGAGCATAACAAGCAAATAATTATCCACAAAACTACAACACACATCAAGCGATATAAACCCCGGGATCGTCGGGCTCTAACACTAACTAATGTGGGCGAAAGCTAAGTAGAATAGTGACAACATAAAAGAATTGCTAGAAAAGACACAAAAGATTTAATCGAAGAGGATTGCAAATGTGAACCCTAAAttcacaattttattctttgaaaaataaaatatatattagttgcTTTTTTAAGAGGTTTACAAGACCTTTAAATAGGTTAGGAAAAACCAACCTCCCTTAGAAAACAAACTAAAGTCCAAAAACATTAAGCGAAAGAAAATAGAattgtcataaaaaaacaagaaatctgAATAAACCTAGGAAAATAGCAAAACTGGCCTCAACAGGGGCACCCAGACCTGAAACTTGATTCCAGAAGATCCAATGGTATGAAAAGAGACACAATGTTTTCTATATGAAAACTGCCTCTAGAATCATTTAGAAAAGTTTGAGCTTGATTTAACGGTCACATCgtgtaatattttagttttaaagtgCTAACTTAACCTGGCGCAATTAGATCTTTTTCCTGGGCATAAACTTGTCCCACTGATCTATAAAAGCATTTATTACTCTGTTAGGCAATTCATATAATCTTTTTAGATTAGATCCTCATCCAATAATATCATATTGTCACCGGAATGCTTAAAGCCAACCGTGTGTGTAAGCCCGACTACATCAAATTGTTTAGAGATGCTTTTAGAAAATCAATTGATGACAATTCATTCATTGTCAAGTTATTGCATATTTGATATCTAAGAGTCTAATTGTGAGTCTTAAATTCAATACTATTTTCTTACCTGTTTTTCAGACAATGGAGAGATTAAGATCTCAAGGCACTGGTATATTTAAGAAGAACCCTGCTGATTAGATGCAAATTTTCAAGCTGTGATGAGCTTTGAGTCTTCCTTTGCTGATTGACACGTAAAATTCAGCACTAATTTTCTGGTGCTTGACCACTGTCATGTAACTTCTGAACACTTCTTTCCTTATTATGAATTCTTTATTAGATCCATCTTGTCCGAAAGCAGATCACTGAAGTTGGATGACCGCTTTTTAGTTCATTGGACACTTCGCTTCTGTGATGTGGTTCTTTAAGATGATGTTTTACAATTTCTCTACATTGTAAAACAAATGGTTTCAGGTCTGATCATATCTAATTCTCTATATTTAACAAGAATCATCTTCACTGTCTGTTGGTTAATTAGTAGTGAATTCCACCTGAAATCAAGAATAGGCTGTTCGAACAGCGCACTGTCGGTTCGCTAATGATTAAGCAACCATGGTCCAAATGTTTTGCAGGACGAGCAATCAAAAGTGAGTGACGTTGTTCTTGGGAAGGAAAAGCCTGGTTAAGCATCAAATCCTGAATGTCAAGAGCTGAAACATTAAATCTTTGTGCTTGAAAACCACTTGGCTGAAGCTTAGAAGCATGCATATCGTCTCGTGGAGCGACATGGCGGTACGTAATGGCGGTTTATGCTGGTGTTACATGTTACCCATGATAAGTCTCTTTCATGTTATCACTTCTTTTTGACACGTTACGATGCAATCAATTCTTGTAATATTGAGGCAATCACTATCACATTTTGGGAAGGAAGCAAATCTTCTTGGTGCTTGTGAAGAAGATGCCTTAGGAAAGGCATTTTCTGAGCTTGGGACTAAATCAGAGGCATTGTCATTTACGCTGCAGGAGGAGGCAAGGCTTTAAATCAATTCGTGCCTTCCGCTTCCAGATCCAGCAATTTGTTTTACGACCGCTGTGTGCGCGTCTCTGCATATCAAGGGGAGTTTGAAGAACCATTGAAAGAGAGATTATGTTCGCGATGTTCAATCTATCAAGGGGAGTGGCTCGCCCCTCTCCTCCCACCTTTTTCCTATATTTTCACCCTTCTTTTTTAAGTGTGTGCGCTCTACATTTGTCGATATCTATTGTGGAAAACCTTGATAATTTCTCAGTTTGAATGATTCAAAAcctataataaatttttatttttgtatcgtTAGTCTAAAAAACACCCTTACCAACCCAGATAGCCTAGCGTAGAACTACCATTGGCTAATTGTTGCtaattttcaaaggaaaaaacatgtaattgtTGCTAGTATTAGTCTTTTGTTGTTGTAACCTGTGCCTTATTAaagcaattgaagaaaaaaccacAGAAAGATACAAGGCTAAAAAATCAGTTTAGAGAGGGCTAGTGGGCCGTTCCCTACCTCAAAACATCACAAGACTCCTTGTATCGTATCGTGTCCCCTTATCCAATTCCCTTCCCTCCATTATCCCAACTTCTTTTCAATCTCCATTCTGTTAATTTATCTCACTTCTTCATTAACTACTAATGGCCTCTGCAATAACACCATTAATTCTCTTCTCTACTTGTGCCACTTCCCATCTACAACTACTCTCCTCTCCATCTCCTCCACCTTTCCTTCCTCTAACGTCTCTTGCTTCTGCTGCCTGCAAAACCCGTTTCTCTAGGCTGCCtgaacttcacagccaccggaATATATTACCAGTCCCTAAATCCAACCCTGAAAATGACGGCATCGTAGCTGCTGATAACGACGGAGAAGATGGTGTCTCTTTGGGGACCTTGAAATTGCCTGGCAATACTGATCTTCAGAGATTTGAGAACTTGCTTTTCCAGGTTAATTAAATATACATTACTCTTTACTTTAGTCCACTTCACCTTAGCTATTTTCGTAAATCTGGTTAGCGAATAAAACAataaaggaagatgaaatttaaTGGTGTGAAATGGTGGTtgaattttatgtatttaattgagtaataaatatgtatttttttcttcttatgatTCCCATTTTGTTTGAAATGCCAGTGGGCTAACAGTCTTTGCCAAGGAGCGAATCTGCCGCTTCCTATGCCATTAAAGGTTGgtgtttattagttttttacttcatttcttgatttctaAGATACAAGTTGACATATGCACCAGCACATTTGGATTTCTAGAAGGGCTAGAATGAACAGGTTAGAGGTCAGCAATGGAATTAAGATCGGAGGTCTATATATTCGCCATTGCTTTTTCCAACCAATTTCAACTTATATAT encodes:
- the LOC7492245 gene encoding uncharacterized protein LOC7492245, translated to MASAITPLILFSTCATSHLQLLSSPSPPPFLPLTSLASAACKTRFSRLPELHSHRNILPVPKSNPENDGIVAADNDGEDGVSLGTLKLPGNTDLQRFENLLFQWANSLCQGANLPLPMPLKVDKIPGGTRLGFITVGDGKTEVLVYIDCLVFPATSDSGPIFRAIRNGTLKDVSPPGEPRIMRSLLQALQKSVRIATV